Proteins found in one Salvia splendens isolate huo1 chromosome 10, SspV2, whole genome shotgun sequence genomic segment:
- the LOC121750873 gene encoding glycosylphosphatidylinositol anchor attachment 1 protein-like isoform X2, with the protein MSWCIDSLKTKGSEIPEMIGKHIIESGGEVNYHQIQPISDNFHPLQFFLGPDVGIVQENYSCTSYGINTVGIVRAPRGDGKEAIVILTPYNSVKTTTSEALSLGVAYSVFSLLSRVSWLAKDIIWLAADSRHGEHAAVAAWLRDYYALSRGDLEKNQDMCVASSVLGHELTSVQRNGVSNGFRRAGTMAAALVIKVADSSTGFEKDGLKIYAEASNGQMPNLDLINIVNYLAVHGQGLQVRVEKIWSLLDSWWLYSLGELQELLGKVAKSLNPDWKFGIPASDYVEGCATLASSLYNQALGVPTGPHGAFRDFQVDSITLEFSPRFSSSQRVLFLLHVGRLVEGVIRSVNNLLEKFHQSFFLYLMTSPSRFVSVGVYMIAFALLIAPLPLVAAALFSDKLKSGKDDVSLEPSHPGESFPTFTAWNWLHTAKTVLIVHLWGAIVTIIPYFLSQFPNSSPLTNLSMWIASSLVGLFFTCAASGSLSISRASQLQIREWTLLKAVTVTAAFIGLCLMSVINYATAQIGALLLVPMCLMAVPLRIDMADKTMKALLRGACNILLVFAGFPPTAFLMMRGALDSFERVRIDDFWNWTESLRAWNSATYIYICMVHLPCWVLCIRILLLRR; encoded by the exons ATGAGTTGGTGTATTGATTCTTTAAAAACCAAAGGCAG TGAAATTCCAGAGATGATAGGAAAGCACATAATAGAATCAGGCGGTGAAGTTAATTATCACCAAATCCAACCAATATCTGATAATTTTCACCCCCTGCAGTTTTTCTTGGGTCCTGATGTCGGTATAGTCCAAGAAAACTACAGTTGTACATCTTATGGGATCAATACTGTTGGAATAGTAAGAGCTCCACGTGGTGATGGGAAGGAAGCTATTGTTATACTAACACCTTATAATTCTGTCAAGACCACTACTAGTGAAGCATTATCTCTTGGCGTCGCATACTCAGTCTTCTCTCTGCTTTCTCGAGTTAGTTGGCTTGCTAAAGATATTATATGGCTTGCTGCTGATTCAAGACATGGGGAACATGCTGCAGTTGCTGCATGGCTGAGAGATTATTATGCTCTATCACGCGGTGACTTGGAGAAAAATCAGGATATGTGCGTTGCAAGTAGTGTTCTTGGGCATGAATTGACTTCTGTACAGAGAAATGGGGTTTCTAATGGTTTTCGACGTGCTGGCACAATGGCAGCTGCACTTGTCATTAAGGTCGCTGATAGCAGCACAGGATTTGAGAAGGATGGTCTCAAGATATATGCTGAAGCTTCCAATGGGCAGATGCCAAATCTGGACCTCATCAACATTGTCAATTATTTGGCTGTGCATGGACAGGGATTACAAGTGAGGGTGGAGAAAATTTGGTCTCTGCTTGATTCTTGGTGGCTGTACAGCCTGGGTGAACTACAGGAGTTGCTCGGCAAGGTTGCTAAAAGCTTAAATCCTGATTGGAAATTTGGCATCCCTGCTTCTGACTACGTTGAAGGCTGCGCCACTCTTGCCAGTTCCCTTTACAATCAG GCTTTAGGTGTTCCAACTGGTCCACATGGAGCCTTCCGTGATTTTCAAGTTGATTCTATTACTTTGGAATTCTCGCCAAGGTTCTCGTCAAGTCAGAGGGTTCTGTTCCTTTTGCATGTTGGGAG GTTGGTTGAAGGAGTCATAAGGTCTGTGAATAATCTTCTCGAGAAGTTTCATCAgtccttttttctttatctcatGACATCACCTAGTAGATTTGTTTCAGTTGGGGTATATATGATTGCCTTTGCATTGCTCATTGCACCCCTTCCATTGGTTGCTGCTGCTCTCTTTTCTGATAAATTGAAGTCTGGGAAGGATGATGTCAGTTTGGAACCATCTCATCCTGGTGAATCATTCCCAACTTTTACAGCATGGAACTGGCTTCACACTGCAAAAACTGTTCTCATTGTCCATTTATGGGGTGCAATTGTAACAATAATTCCTTATTTTCTCAGCCAATTTCCTAATTCCTCACCATTAACCAACCTTTCGATGTGGATCGCGTCTTCATTAGTCGGGCTCTTCTTCACATGTGCAGCATCTGGTTCTTTATCTATCTCACGTGCTAGCCAACTGCAAATCAGGGAATGGACTCTCCTTAAGGCTGTGACTGTTACTGCTGCTTTCATAGGACTCTGTCTCATGTCTGTGATAAATTATGCAACAGCACAAATCGGAGCCCTGCTACTAGTTCCGATGTGTTTAATGGCTGTACCCTTGAGGATCGACATGGCAGACAAAACGATGAAGGCACTTCTCCGTGGAGCTTGTAACATTTTATTGGTATTTGCTGGATTTCCTCCAACTGCATTTCTTATGATGAGAGGTGCATTAGATAGTTTCGAGAGAGTTAGAATAGATGACTTCTGGAATTGGACCGAGTCCCTTAGGGCATGGAACAGTGCTACTTACATCTATATTTGCATGGTTCATCTCCCCTGCTGGGTTCTCTGTATTCGCATTTTACTACTTCGCCGTTGA
- the LOC121750873 gene encoding glycosylphosphatidylinositol anchor attachment 1 protein-like isoform X1: MAEVAAFVKPKPRPIIRIGLFLISQSLLVSIICCVAGVLALLLLPVLAKNTYISENALMPGSASPMLSSADASDGHIFLNKIMSMDSTSTNTGTEIPEMIGKHIIESGGEVNYHQIQPISDNFHPLQFFLGPDVGIVQENYSCTSYGINTVGIVRAPRGDGKEAIVILTPYNSVKTTTSEALSLGVAYSVFSLLSRVSWLAKDIIWLAADSRHGEHAAVAAWLRDYYALSRGDLEKNQDMCVASSVLGHELTSVQRNGVSNGFRRAGTMAAALVIKVADSSTGFEKDGLKIYAEASNGQMPNLDLINIVNYLAVHGQGLQVRVEKIWSLLDSWWLYSLGELQELLGKVAKSLNPDWKFGIPASDYVEGCATLASSLYNQALGVPTGPHGAFRDFQVDSITLEFSPRFSSSQRVLFLLHVGRLVEGVIRSVNNLLEKFHQSFFLYLMTSPSRFVSVGVYMIAFALLIAPLPLVAAALFSDKLKSGKDDVSLEPSHPGESFPTFTAWNWLHTAKTVLIVHLWGAIVTIIPYFLSQFPNSSPLTNLSMWIASSLVGLFFTCAASGSLSISRASQLQIREWTLLKAVTVTAAFIGLCLMSVINYATAQIGALLLVPMCLMAVPLRIDMADKTMKALLRGACNILLVFAGFPPTAFLMMRGALDSFERVRIDDFWNWTESLRAWNSATYIYICMVHLPCWVLCIRILLLRR, from the exons ATGGCGGAAGTTGCAGCTTTCGTCAAACCGAAGCCGCGGCCAATTATTCGGATCGGCCTTTTTCTCATTTCTCAGAGTCTTTTAGTCAG CATCATATGTTGCGTAGCTGGAGTTTTAGCTCTCCTGCTTTTGCCTGTTCTCGCCAAGAACACTTATATCTCAGAGAATGCGTTAATGCCTG GTTCTGCAAGCCCTATGCTCTCTAGTGCTGATGCTTCAGATGGGCATATATTTCTAAACAAGATAATGAGTATGGATTCAACTTCTACCAACACTGGCAC TGAAATTCCAGAGATGATAGGAAAGCACATAATAGAATCAGGCGGTGAAGTTAATTATCACCAAATCCAACCAATATCTGATAATTTTCACCCCCTGCAGTTTTTCTTGGGTCCTGATGTCGGTATAGTCCAAGAAAACTACAGTTGTACATCTTATGGGATCAATACTGTTGGAATAGTAAGAGCTCCACGTGGTGATGGGAAGGAAGCTATTGTTATACTAACACCTTATAATTCTGTCAAGACCACTACTAGTGAAGCATTATCTCTTGGCGTCGCATACTCAGTCTTCTCTCTGCTTTCTCGAGTTAGTTGGCTTGCTAAAGATATTATATGGCTTGCTGCTGATTCAAGACATGGGGAACATGCTGCAGTTGCTGCATGGCTGAGAGATTATTATGCTCTATCACGCGGTGACTTGGAGAAAAATCAGGATATGTGCGTTGCAAGTAGTGTTCTTGGGCATGAATTGACTTCTGTACAGAGAAATGGGGTTTCTAATGGTTTTCGACGTGCTGGCACAATGGCAGCTGCACTTGTCATTAAGGTCGCTGATAGCAGCACAGGATTTGAGAAGGATGGTCTCAAGATATATGCTGAAGCTTCCAATGGGCAGATGCCAAATCTGGACCTCATCAACATTGTCAATTATTTGGCTGTGCATGGACAGGGATTACAAGTGAGGGTGGAGAAAATTTGGTCTCTGCTTGATTCTTGGTGGCTGTACAGCCTGGGTGAACTACAGGAGTTGCTCGGCAAGGTTGCTAAAAGCTTAAATCCTGATTGGAAATTTGGCATCCCTGCTTCTGACTACGTTGAAGGCTGCGCCACTCTTGCCAGTTCCCTTTACAATCAG GCTTTAGGTGTTCCAACTGGTCCACATGGAGCCTTCCGTGATTTTCAAGTTGATTCTATTACTTTGGAATTCTCGCCAAGGTTCTCGTCAAGTCAGAGGGTTCTGTTCCTTTTGCATGTTGGGAG GTTGGTTGAAGGAGTCATAAGGTCTGTGAATAATCTTCTCGAGAAGTTTCATCAgtccttttttctttatctcatGACATCACCTAGTAGATTTGTTTCAGTTGGGGTATATATGATTGCCTTTGCATTGCTCATTGCACCCCTTCCATTGGTTGCTGCTGCTCTCTTTTCTGATAAATTGAAGTCTGGGAAGGATGATGTCAGTTTGGAACCATCTCATCCTGGTGAATCATTCCCAACTTTTACAGCATGGAACTGGCTTCACACTGCAAAAACTGTTCTCATTGTCCATTTATGGGGTGCAATTGTAACAATAATTCCTTATTTTCTCAGCCAATTTCCTAATTCCTCACCATTAACCAACCTTTCGATGTGGATCGCGTCTTCATTAGTCGGGCTCTTCTTCACATGTGCAGCATCTGGTTCTTTATCTATCTCACGTGCTAGCCAACTGCAAATCAGGGAATGGACTCTCCTTAAGGCTGTGACTGTTACTGCTGCTTTCATAGGACTCTGTCTCATGTCTGTGATAAATTATGCAACAGCACAAATCGGAGCCCTGCTACTAGTTCCGATGTGTTTAATGGCTGTACCCTTGAGGATCGACATGGCAGACAAAACGATGAAGGCACTTCTCCGTGGAGCTTGTAACATTTTATTGGTATTTGCTGGATTTCCTCCAACTGCATTTCTTATGATGAGAGGTGCATTAGATAGTTTCGAGAGAGTTAGAATAGATGACTTCTGGAATTGGACCGAGTCCCTTAGGGCATGGAACAGTGCTACTTACATCTATATTTGCATGGTTCATCTCCCCTGCTGGGTTCTCTGTATTCGCATTTTACTACTTCGCCGTTGA